TGAGTTAAAATGATATGTGTAGTTAACACAAATCAGCAGTAAATAGTCTAacatctgtttatttttatgcagGGTTGGGTATATCCTCAATGTCACAAGAGAAATTGACAACTTTTTCCCAGGTACTTTTTGTTATTGTAATATCCGAGTTCATGATGATGAGACTACAGATCTGCTGGCACACTGGAACGAAACCTACAATTTCATAGTTAAAGCCAAGTGAGTTACTTttcatgtttagaaagacattaGAAACATGTTCCTGTCATGTGCTGTTTCACTCAGTAAAGCTATATTGTAgccaatttgtttgtttttttgacgtGAATGCCCTGTTTGTATTTCATATAGGAAAAACAACTCTAAATGCTTTGTACATTGCAAGATGGGAGTGAGTCGTTCAGCATCCACTGTCATTGCTTATGCCATGAAGGAGTATGGATGGTCGCTTGAGAAGGCATACAGTTTTGTCAAACAGAAGAGGAATATAGCACAACCCAATCCAGCTTTTATGAAACAACTTGCTGAGTACGAGGGGATTTTAGATGCCAGGTGGGAAATCCCAAGATAATAAGACACATGTTCTTTTTGACATCATATATAGCATTCTTCTTCCATTTgcattcacatttatatttattcatttagcatacACAGTTTATTCAGAGAATCTTACTTTTCATTTGTACATTCCTTAATCATTGTGAATATTACTGTGAATAATGTGAAAAGAACAGCTTTAGAACAGCGTGAATTTCCCGGTCCAGGCTGGTTTGTGTTGGTTTGGTACTAGTGAAGCTGATCCACTAGCATGGTCTTTCTAGTGAAAATTAACTGAACAACAAAGACTAGGTGGGGACATAAACATGGGGCCCATCTCAACTGTTTCTTGTGACCACATGCGGTGGTCTTTCAATCATGGAATAAAGGGACaaagtttgattttatttattttttgtcagtttCTTTGACTGTATTTCTTTTTTCCCACTATCAAGAGATGACTGCTACCTCTGTTCCCTGTCATTGTAGCAAGCAGAGACACAACAAACTCTGGCAACCGGATGGTGATGAGTATTCGCTGGAGGGTCTCCAGGCTTCAGCTGCCAGTGGTGTCCAGTCTCCTCAATTTTCGTCACTGCACCCCGATCAAGGGCAGACTGCTTGGGGCCATGGTGGAGCAAGTGCTTCCCCCTGCTGCGGAGAAGAGCCGACAGATCATCTCAATTACAACTACTACTTCCGGCGACTATCAGACACCGCTCTTGACAGTGAACCCTCCACGCCAGTTCGAGGTCCTCCACTTTTAGGCATGGAACGAGTCTTTATTGAGATTGAGGATGTAGAGAGGGATGCGTTGTTGGACGATGAAGGTTTCCCTATGGCACACTTGGCCCTTCCCGGGGAGGGCACAGCAGCCCAGACCTGTGGCCGACTGGAGCCTATAGAGGACATGCGCTTGAGGCTGGAGTTTAGCAcggtggaggaggaggatgaggaggaagcaCAAAAGGAGGAGGCGGAGATGGCCGCTTTAGCTCGTGGCGAGGAGACGCTGAGGGGGGACGAAAACCTGGCTAGCTCGAACCGCTTTAACAACGAGAATGCCAACAACAGCAACAGGCTGGCTGGGAAACGCAGCTGCTCTTCTGGCTTTGACGTGAGTATGACGTCTTAGCTGTAGCGGCAGCTCTCCTGGCTTGTATGCAAGCTTATAGCTCAAAGAGCTCTTTTCTGTGAATCCGTCCCAAATGCTTTACTTTCTCTAAAGCGTCCCGTACTCTTACACCTTTAAAAAACCTAACCATGCATTCTCCCTGCCTGTGTGTATTCATCGGTTTAGGACAGTGCTAGCATTGGAAAGCCCTACAAAGTGAAGCCCTCATATCAGTCGTGCCGAGACTGCCTGCGCCTGCCCGGTGGCCGCTGCTGCGAACGTCGCACCCATCGCCTTAACCTGCCACGTCACACTGGCCTGCCCAGTTTGTCCATCCAGGCCCCCAGAGGACACAAATTCAGTCCCGTTTCCGCCAATAAGGTGCCTCCTCCTGCCCCTCTGCATCACATGAGCAGTGGGCACTGCCAGTGCATTCGTTGCTTCGGTCAAGCCAACTCGGACATTTACAACAAGCAACTGAGCTGCGAAGACCTTCCTCAGGATTTGCATTATTCCTTGGAGACTGAGGACAAAATGGTAGGGGAGGACGAGGGGAGTAAGGAATGCTCCAGTAGTCCTAAGACAGAGCTCACTCTCCTGAGGCTCAGTTTGGATGGTGAGAGGCCTATGGTGGAGCTCAGTCAGGGGGCCCTTCTGGAGACGCAGCTGGTGCACCATAGACTGGAACAACTGTCAGAGCAGATGGACTTGATCATAGAAGACATTGCAACAGAGGACATGGAAGTGGATGAGGGGAACATCCCCAGCTTGCACCCTGGTTCCGGTGAACTCCAGCAAACACTCGCACTGGCCTCAGGCCTGACACGCAGCTCCAGCAGCGACAGTCTGCAGAGAATTTGCAGAGGCCAGCCGGGCTTGGTACGTCAGCGAGCTCAAGAGATTGAGGCCCGTGTGCGGCTCACCGGACTGACCATGTCCTCCCAACTCAAAAGGTCTAATTCACTGGCCAAGCTAGGTGACTTGGCCATCTCCACAGAGGACCTCATGCTTTCCACCACAGTCTCCACTGACTACGACAACCAAGAGTCTGCTCTTTGCGTGCAATCCTCTTCCTCCCCCAAGCTCTTTTTAACTTCAACTGTGTTGCAGAGTTTGAAAAGCTGACTCCAAGATTTTAGAACTGCTTTCTCAGTGAATGGGACCGATCCAGTCCTACAGCCATCGAGAGCAACCATGGAGGCTGATGCTGCAAGACACCTCATGAGAACAATCAGGCCAGGCTTGGACATACTTCCAGCAGCCCTTTACATAACTGCACTGCATTCTTCATGTGTTTGTCTGTGCTTTAACTAAGATATATATTAAAGCATGCTCTGGCTTGGACCTTCATTAATGGCTTTGTTGATACTGGTTTTCTTTGTCTTGCTAAAGGAAGCCCTACCTGTTAAGGTTTTAATATACACGTGGCCCAGGTGGCATAATCAGACCTTTTTAAATGAACAGATTTTCCTCAAATATTTGTTTGATCTCCATAATTTAAactttctttaactttaaaactcCAGTTTTGTGCCCTTTGGTTGATATTCtaacaacatagatgacattttGCCTCCCAGTTTGTTGTACAGCAAATGTATGTGCTACTGCAAAAGAACCAATGCAGTTGTGATGATTTAATAGCAAAAAGAGACCATTATTCTGATTTAGATAGTCATTACGAACCATAGAGGTGCACATAAATGTGAAAATTAGAAACATGTTATGGAATAACTAATCAGACCACTGATCATAGAAATTTTCAGTCCATAGAAATTACTGGTTGGACCAAATAAGGTGGTAGGTGAGTATTTATAAGTTATTTAAAAACTGAATTAGATTTAGAAGTAGTTATTGATATTTCCGTGATAACATCTGAGCTATGGCTTTATTAAAACATGATCAAAATCTAAGCCCAAAAAATTCATATCTAATTGACTATTACAATTAAACACTGAAGTCATAATATTAAATTGGTGACTTTTTTGTTAACTTGAAACGTGCCTTCAAAAGTTGTATAGTTCCACAAACTTTTGTGAGGAAATTTTTATTCCACTCTGATAGTTACTTGGATGACTTCAACAAAGCCACATAATTATTGTCTATTTCCAGAGAAAAATGCAACATGAATGTGGTTGGCTACTTGTCTTACAACACTAATTTGCTTCTCAGCTGCTGTTTATTAGGTCAGTTACATCTATAATGTGCTACTAGAGTAGCTACTGTTATGTAATTTAGCTTAAGCTGTTTATTGTACAAATTGTAGCCTGTGATGTGCAAAAGGCTTTAGCAGCAACACATTAGTACAATACAGTCTTCAAATTGACCAGAGGATGTTCAAATGTGTCACTATCGTCCTTTAAAAGGTCCTTTTAAAGTGTCTCCTATATGAAATGACATCATAGCATCTGATGATGACAGTTATGTACGCTGAGTATTAACAGGTATGAACAGTTTGTTATGATATTGTGGGTATAGGACCTGCTTGAGCTTGTCAATTAAATACCATGATGATGTATGATATCTGTAAAAGAACACACAAAGTTTGATTAGTGCTCCAAGATAACTAAGTTTGCAAGCATTGATTAAACTTGGCcttaattattttttcatatatatatatatatatatatatatatatgaaaaaaaatattaatgttattggTCTTTGTGTTGCccactaaggtttttttttatatacgtatatgtatatttatgcaaagtggcctgtgcaataaGTGTAAACAAGAATTTGAAGaggataatttttatttatacaataatGTGAAAAGTAACACGTTTGCATTAAGAAGAATGAAAATCTGAGAAAAAAGCACCTCGAGTGAGATTCGAAAGaaggtgtttttctttttattcccaTATGGTCTGCATGGGCTCAGTCACTGCTGTATGAAACtattatgttttgattttaaagCTGTGAGACCTACTTCATATTGCTTTTGCAAATTCCAAATGGTTTGGAACTTAATATtggctttttatttatcaaattatttattttccacatttttaaaaaatatatataatgagggCATTCCCATTTCAAAGtatagttgtttatttatttatttatttgggggggtacaattattaaataaaataaaattattacgaTTGCCAAAAAAAGATGGCGTTCCAAAGAGAGTAAAGTTGGAGTTTTGCTTTCCACTCATGGCTTGTCATACCTCCTCCCAGCTGCTGCTGATTTGAGTACTAGACATTTTGTTTCTTCGGACATGCAAGTGCCTTACCTGTTGCCATTTGCAATCAGTTGTCTAACGGTTCTTTGGTGAAAACCGCTCTTTGTTTTCACAGAGGTTTTGTCTCCACCTTTTTGCAGTCTTTATAGGGCAAAGcttattttgaaaagaaaaatcataTTTTGTGGCTTAAGTCTGTTTATCTTTCATTTTGATACTACATTTCATTTTTGAATAGAGGAGACCAAAGtcatttatctatttattgtCATGTTTTGGCATGTTTGAACACACTAACCTAAcaataaaatcaattcaagaaaCTAAGATTGCCTTTAGCCCTAAATAAACAGATCGTAAAAGTGAAACTTGGAACATACATCATCTATACACTGTACttcatttaaaccatttttaagTTGTGCTGCACTTTGTTTTATAATGTAATGTACAGttaattatagaaataaattGTTTATTGTCTGCATCAGAAATGGACcagtattgtgttttttttttaactatgagtggcttagagagagagagagagagagagagattgtgtgttcTGTGttgaatattattataataaatgcacTACACATCACAGTTCACTTAATATGGAGACATTATCTACAAAATGAGAATTTTTAAGTAAATGacatgtaaataaagaaaaagtgtTGCTTTTCCTGACCTTTGAGTGCCACACAGAAGGAACTCTTATTGAATTAGGCAAATGTAATTCTGACATCACAAGACCAGACACAGGAGCATCCCAGAGACTGAGGCTGGAGTCAGTTAAACAGTTTTCAGTCCAATCCAAAGACGTATCTGCATCACTCGTGAGGATTTTTCTCCTTCTGCAGGAATACATGAACACAGTGAGATTGTGAGCTGTATTTGTATAGCATATTCTACATCTGTATTTGCCAGTATTGTGATTTCTGCTGTATTGTAAATCTCTCATGGCAGAAACCATCTGCTAAAGacatacatataatataatgtaaatgtatttgttaatTAGTTGTCTCaggaagatttatttttaaagacatctttaaaaaaaaaaagtgaaacgcTATTTAAACGGATCACTGAACTTTAAAACATGTTTGACTGCATTTAGGTAAGACTGATTTGCATACAGTAGATAATAAAAACAGCTGGTGCTGATAGTTGTCATTTGAATAACAGCTTAGCTCTTATAGCTCAAATACAACCAGTGCGACAGCCAGTTTAACTTATTTATCCATCTGCTATTACTGTATGTGAAATTGTGTAAGTTGTATATTTGAGCATAACACTTTGTGCTAAACCTGCAAATTCTCTCAAATCTTTTGGGTAGGGAGCTAAACTGAGATAGAGTCTGTTTTTATGGATGGCCCTTCCCCACTGTTTGGGAAATTGCAAGCTGAGGTCGTCAAACTCAAAATAACCTATTAGATTTACTGTGCAGTGCCTGTGCAATGACATAACCTTAGTAAAAGTTTGCCATTCATGCAGCAGCCCAGCCAGTTGAGCTTTACCTCTACGGCTGACATTCTCAGACAGAGTAAAGAGTCAAAACAGAGCACTGGACCCTTAAAATATCCCATCATGCTAAGAGGTGCAAGTGAGATGACATTTACTGATAACGTAGAGCCATATTCATTCATGTTTACACAGAGAAATCCACATTCACAAGCCGTGCCATATAGGCCTTCTTGATGAAATGACTTTATCctcattatttgactttttaTGCTTAagaaaaacattgtgcttttttaGTTTTGATATCAGCATGAGGGCAGAGGACAAAAGACATGCTTACACCTTATCATATGCTTATATTTGGGAGGCTATTTTAGACTATTCTTCCCACCAGACCCACATTGTGACACTACAGTCAGCTGAGCATTATGGGATGCTTCTTTCCTTCACTGTGCAATTTCAGAAGGTCACTGATAAAACCATGACCCTTATAGCCAGAGGTCACAGTTCATATCACCCTGTGTGTCTATTTTATGCCAATAGGTCACTTTCTGAAAAAGTTTATTGCTTTTACATAGTATATCAAAGTCAGGATAActaaacaattaataaattagaagtaattaataagtaaaaaataaatcagtagaTCTAAACTCCTTGAAAACGATCCAGTGCTGCTGGTCTGTAAACCAGTCTATAATTTAATCcacatatttttatgcaaattttaggatattatacacacacaaactaccattcaaaaattttataaaaatacaacaatataCAAACACGAtacaaacaatataataattataattattataatgatatgattatattattaaaatatgtttacaatataagtaaaaatagaaaactgtcattttaaattgtaatattactgttttcgctgtatttttgatcaaataaatgcagcattagagacttctttcaaaaacatgaaaagatcttactgacaccaaacttttgaacagtcgtgtaaatatattgatattatatatatatatatatatatatatatatatatatatatatatatatatatataatatcaataattcattttaatatacacaatttaaattttaatatatacgtacattttttattcattttaatatattaaaataaatgatcaacTAAATTGCCAgcttggatggaaacatagccaCAGTGGCCAGGAGGTCTGGTGTGTTGTAGTCAAGAGCCGTAGGATATGTTTGGAGTCTGTGGGTTTTCCCCTTTCATGTCTAATGTGACCTTCGCACCTGGTAACTGATCCACTCTGCCAGTTGTCCGGTTCCCATTTTGGTTCTGTGACTCAGTAGCCACATTGAGagtcttttaattttaggcaATGCAACATTCCAGTGAGGAGTGATGTGAGAGGAACAAGAGAGAGCTTGAAATGGGAGGAGGCtcattaaagataaagatatatGGTCTGTTCATAAACTCATGGGTGGGGATATGTGTTCTTCACAGGGGTGATGGGACAGAAACAGGACAAGGAGCCAGGAAAAGAAGACGTCCTGACTGGTGCCGTTAGTGACTATAAGATCTTAAACCGAAGCGAGGTGGAAGCACATTCAAACAGCTCAGAAGAAACAGACCAGAATTTTGTTCACTTGGACACCTCCATACTAGAGCCCCATCAGGAACCAACAGGACCTAATGACAACACCAATGAGCCCTCTTTAAACCATAGAGGAAAAAAGATCAGACAGAGTTATGATACGGATGTTTCTCAGAATACCAGGACACTAAATCCTCTACTAAGCCTGGCAAGAGGTCCATGTGCATCAGAATTCAAAACAGCCACAGATATATCTACTGCTGTGGACCAGCAACAACCTGACAAAACAGACAAAATGACTAACAAAACTCACCTCAAGGATACTCCAAACATGTTAGAAGGCTCTTGTCAAGGGGACTCAACAGATGATGACGTGAACATTGAGAAGCATGAGACACAGCCGCTGTCTGACAGACAGAATGGAATGTTCGACACAAAGGCAATGACAAAGATGagtgttgatgttgaaataaaGAGGAAATCTTCTTTGGAATTAGAGAATGCTAATTTACTTGAAAGACAGTCATTCCAGGAATTAGGAGTTTCAGAGGACAAATATAAACATGAAATGCAGATCCTAAGTAGTGACAAAATTAGAAGAAGTTGTGAAAAAGTTTGCAAAGAAAGTGCTGGAACTGTTCGACATGAAGAAAGTCCTGATGCGGATAGATTTGAGTATTTGGACAGAGTTGATTCTTTGTTTCCAGAGACTGGAACTACATGTCCGGCAATCACTGGAGTCCATTCAAATTCAAGTCGTCCATGGCTTCAGAATGCCAGTAAGAAGGATAATTTACAGGGAGATAAAAATATCAATAGAGGTTTGTCACATTGTGTTTTCCAAGAACCTAATGATGCCCCACAGACACCTAAAGAAAACTTCAGAAACGACCAAAGAAACCCAACTTTGCCATTGCTGGAAAAAGAAGAGACCGGATGGGGTAAAACAGAAGGTAAGGACAAAATCTTGCATATTTCCTTTGATGAACCTTGTTTATTAAGATCTAGAGTGACAACATTCAACTCTTTCGAACCCAAAAATCCAGACATAGCTCTAGTCCCTTTGAAGCTTGAGGAGGACTTTGAACAAAAGTTGTTAAGCACATTCTATCCAGATTTAAGCCAAAGCAGTACTTTGTTAAACACTGAGAAGCAAAATGATGATAAAGGTGCATTCACTGTCATGGAAAAAAACACTCAACAGCCATGTCATCTGAGCGTTTAACTGAATCCAGGGTTAAAAACATCCCTGTTAGCAATGCGCCTTACCCAGCCAGAAAGGGAGTGTGGGGAGCAGAAGCACCATGTGTGAAAAGAAACACTGAATCTGTTTGGCGAAAAACTGTTTA
Above is a window of Carassius carassius chromosome 4, fCarCar2.1, whole genome shotgun sequence DNA encoding:
- the LOC132139665 gene encoding protein phosphatase Slingshot homolog 1-like; the encoded protein is MALVTLQRSPTPSAASSASTNAGEDLGSDDDRKANLSLSESFFMVKGAALFLQQGSSAQGPRTPTHHKNAGDLPQHLQVMINTLRSEDRIKLVVRLESGWTDHVRYMVVVYTNGHQDTEENMLLGVDFTDKDSKSCSIGMTLPLWSDTKIHLDGDGGFSVSTAGRLHVFKPVSVQAMWSALQVLHKACEVSCRYSYFPGGMALTWVGFYESCISSEQSCISEWNAVTDLENTRPDSPVMFSDQPTERERTECLIKAKLRNIMMFQDLENITSKEIRNELEQHMSCNLREYKEFIDNEMLLILGQMDKATLIFDHLYLGSEWNASNLEELQDSGVGYILNVTREIDNFFPGTFCYCNIRVHDDETTDLLAHWNETYNFIVKAKKNNSKCFVHCKMGVSRSASTVIAYAMKEYGWSLEKAYSFVKQKRNIAQPNPAFMKQLAEYEGILDASKQRHNKLWQPDGDEYSLEGLQASAASGVQSPQFSSLHPDQGQTAWGHGGASASPCCGEEPTDHLNYNYYFRRLSDTALDSEPSTPVRGPPLLGMERVFIEIEDVERDALLDDEGFPMAHLALPGEGTAAQTCGRLEPIEDMRLRLEFSTVEEEDEEEAQKEEAEMAALARGEETLRGDENLASSNRFNNENANNSNRLAGKRSCSSGFDDSASIGKPYKVKPSYQSCRDCLRLPGGRCCERRTHRLNLPRHTGLPSLSIQAPRGHKFSPVSANKVPPPAPLHHMSSGHCQCIRCFGQANSDIYNKQLSCEDLPQDLHYSLETEDKMVGEDEGSKECSSSPKTELTLLRLSLDGERPMVELSQGALLETQLVHHRLEQLSEQMDLIIEDIATEDMEVDEGNIPSLHPGSGELQQTLALASGLTRSSSSDSLQRICRGQPGLVRQRAQEIEARVRLTGLTMSSQLKRSNSLAKLGDLAISTEDLMLSTTVSTDYDNQESALCVQSSSSPKLFLTSTVLQSLKS